A region from the Toxotes jaculatrix isolate fToxJac2 chromosome 2, fToxJac2.pri, whole genome shotgun sequence genome encodes:
- the LOC121196271 gene encoding urotensin-2-like: MKCNHLLSWAFLLVASGPLLAHPITESAEMPYPGPVSVEDRGVGTLDDLSLTEQTFPPQDGAGLRYSTLISGEINRDGVRTAGLLPRGMKREVLLEKQSLLNPFSHVFGIRKQFRKRAGNSECFWKYCV; encoded by the exons ATGAAGTGTAACCATCTCCTGTCCTGGGCCTTCCTGCTCGTGGCCTCTGGCCCACTGCTGGCCCACCCCATCACAGAATCAGCTGAGATGCCTTATCCAGGACCCG TATCGGTGGAGGACCGAGGAGTCGGCACCCTGGATGATCTGTCTCTCACTGAGCAAACCTTCCCTCCTCAGGATGGTGCTGGTCTCAGATATTCCACTCTGATATCTGGGGAGATCAACAGAGATG gtGTCAGAACAGCAGGCCTGCTTCCTAGGGGGATGAAAAGAGAG GTCCTACTGGAGAAGCAAAGTCTCTTAAATCCATTCAGCCACGTCTTCGGCATCCGGAAGCAGTTCAGGAAGAGAGCGGGGAATTCCGAGTGTTTCTGGAAGTACTGCGTCTAA